From the Solibacillus sp. FSL R5-0449 genome, one window contains:
- a CDS encoding ABC transporter permease, which yields MNFKKFTRHQGFGASIFMGVFYAVAMLVIFLIGYTAIPGEMDQLKIAIVNEDAGESGAQISEQLSESLPFKIETDYSHDNALQKLEDNDISLLIHIPETFSANAQNGESAEINYTVNEASATMVASSMSSIVNEVNKQLSASFSTQTAQGILMNMNVPEEQAAAMAEQIENAYVGNYVIMNDVPDGMHNTMLPMFLTMVSYVGAMIAAMQLVQVYKHHRGKESRFKLFGYVQLSALLIAVLSTIAALITAYIITDLDTAVMLKVAGQQVLLYMAAFNVCAIFTFLIGEAGMIINIPILLSQTIANGATIPREMMYGYFEVASYITPMYYSVNAYLATMFGSTDASPFIWGLAAVGVGALLINLLIVTVLHKKEPKPRSIIQ from the coding sequence ATGAATTTTAAAAAGTTTACAAGGCATCAAGGATTTGGTGCATCGATATTTATGGGTGTGTTTTATGCGGTGGCAATGCTTGTCATCTTTTTAATCGGCTACACGGCAATACCAGGGGAAATGGATCAATTAAAGATTGCGATTGTCAATGAAGACGCCGGAGAATCAGGTGCACAAATTAGCGAGCAGCTAAGTGAAAGCTTGCCGTTCAAAATCGAAACAGATTATTCACATGACAATGCTTTACAAAAATTAGAGGATAATGATATTTCATTATTAATTCATATTCCAGAAACATTTTCAGCGAATGCACAAAATGGTGAATCGGCTGAAATAAATTACACGGTCAATGAAGCATCTGCAACGATGGTCGCTTCGTCGATGAGTTCAATTGTGAATGAAGTAAACAAACAATTAAGTGCAAGTTTCTCAACACAAACTGCACAAGGCATTTTAATGAATATGAATGTGCCGGAAGAACAAGCTGCTGCGATGGCGGAGCAAATTGAAAATGCCTATGTCGGTAATTATGTCATCATGAATGATGTGCCAGATGGTATGCATAATACTATGCTACCAATGTTTTTAACGATGGTCAGCTATGTAGGGGCGATGATTGCAGCGATGCAACTTGTGCAAGTGTATAAACATCATCGTGGGAAAGAGTCACGCTTTAAGTTATTTGGTTATGTTCAATTATCAGCGTTGTTAATTGCGGTACTTTCAACAATTGCGGCTTTAATTACAGCGTATATTATTACAGATTTAGATACAGCTGTTATGCTGAAAGTAGCAGGTCAGCAAGTTTTATTATATATGGCAGCATTTAATGTATGTGCAATCTTTACGTTCTTAATTGGCGAAGCCGGTATGATTATAAATATCCCAATATTACTTTCACAAACGATTGCCAATGGTGCAACGATACCACGTGAAATGATGTATGGCTATTTCGAGGTTGCCAGCTACATCACACCGATGTATTATTCAGTTAATGCGTATTTAGCCACGATGTTTGGTTCGACTGATGCGTCACCATTTATTTGGGGACTGGCTGCAGTAGGTGTTGGTGCGTTACTTATCAACTTACTGATTGTGACTGTATTACACAAAAAAGAGCCAAAGCCACGTTCGATCATTCAATAA
- a CDS encoding IS1182 family transposase, whose amino-acid sequence MFKDYNMNQIILPLDLEVKLHKNDIAFSIHHLVESIPNEAFAPFIHHTGCPSYHPRMMLKLILCGYTQSTFSGRKIEDLTRDSIRMMWLAQGYEPSYRTINRFRVHPNMKELIRQCFVQFRCQLVEEKLIDQEAIFIDGTKIEANANKFTFVWKKSVEKHHTNLVEKSNKLYDELLEHQIIPEIKRESDEQLSIEELTQVAHHLEEVVDDYTSKIEHSEDVIERKRLRSERKTPKQILKQVYDWIIRKQKYEKDFEVFGTRNSYSKTDHEATFMRMKDDYMQNGQLKPGYNVQIATEGQYTLAYDVFPNPTDTKTLIPFLNQIEENYFELPKHIVADAGYGSEQNYHDILNKRKRTPLITFNQYLNEQKRKYKNDPFKTSNWVYEKENDVYICPNEKRLRFQYNSVRTDKAGFQREFKIYECEECTGCPFRTKCTKAAEGKNRRLMINENWEQQKEEVRAKLSEEKTAAIYRRRKIDVEPVFGFLKANLCFRRFSVRGKSKVTNEIGLALMATNLRKYAVRG is encoded by the coding sequence ATGTTTAAAGATTATAACATGAATCAAATTATATTACCGCTAGATTTAGAAGTAAAGTTACATAAAAATGATATTGCCTTTTCTATCCATCATTTGGTCGAAAGCATTCCGAACGAAGCTTTCGCTCCTTTTATTCACCATACTGGTTGTCCATCATATCATCCACGTATGATGCTAAAGCTGATTTTATGCGGTTACACACAATCCACTTTTTCAGGAAGAAAAATAGAGGATCTGACAAGAGACAGTATCCGTATGATGTGGCTTGCCCAAGGATATGAACCAAGTTATCGCACTATTAACCGTTTTCGTGTACATCCCAATATGAAGGAACTCATTCGCCAATGTTTTGTACAATTTCGTTGTCAGCTAGTTGAAGAAAAACTCATCGATCAAGAAGCGATTTTTATCGATGGCACAAAGATTGAGGCAAATGCCAATAAGTTCACATTTGTTTGGAAAAAATCAGTGGAAAAACATCATACCAACCTCGTAGAAAAATCAAATAAACTTTACGATGAGTTATTGGAACATCAAATTATTCCTGAAATCAAACGTGAAAGTGATGAGCAGTTATCAATAGAAGAGTTAACTCAAGTAGCACATCACCTAGAAGAAGTAGTCGACGACTATACAAGCAAAATAGAACATTCTGAAGATGTCATTGAGCGAAAAAGATTACGTAGCGAACGAAAAACACCAAAGCAAATCCTCAAACAAGTATATGATTGGATTATAAGAAAACAGAAATATGAAAAGGATTTTGAAGTGTTTGGTACACGCAATAGTTATTCAAAGACAGATCACGAAGCAACATTCATGCGGATGAAAGATGACTATATGCAAAACGGTCAATTGAAGCCAGGTTATAATGTACAAATCGCTACTGAAGGTCAATACACACTCGCTTATGATGTATTTCCAAATCCAACAGACACGAAAACACTTATTCCATTTCTTAATCAAATTGAAGAAAATTATTTTGAGTTACCAAAACATATTGTAGCGGATGCCGGATACGGCAGTGAACAGAATTACCATGATATTCTTAACAAACGCAAACGAACTCCACTCATTACATTTAATCAATACTTGAACGAACAGAAGCGAAAATATAAAAATGACCCTTTTAAGACAAGTAATTGGGTGTATGAGAAAGAAAACGATGTCTACATTTGTCCAAATGAAAAGAGATTAAGATTCCAATACAATTCTGTTCGTACGGATAAAGCAGGTTTCCAACGAGAATTTAAAATCTATGAGTGTGAGGAATGTACAGGATGTCCTTTCCGTACAAAATGTACGAAAGCTGCGGAAGGGAAAAACCGTAGACTCATGATTAACGAGAATTGGGAACAACAAAAAGAAGAAGTAAGAGCGAAGCTTTCAGAAGAAAAAACGGCTGCCATTTATCGTCGACGTAAAATTGACGTGGAACCAGTTTTTGGATTCTTGAAGGCTAATTTGTGTTTCCGCCGATTTTCAGTTCGTGGAAAATCGAAGGTTACTAACGAAATAGGCTTGGCATTAATGGCCACAAATTTAAGGAAATATGCGGTAAGAGGATAA
- a CDS encoding AAA family ATPase → MSISAIEIKGGYYKEKKQFKIFTNSHQVASIIYGKNGSGKSSIARAFNEVFNTMEVTEFPEINFLKLQQHPKQGLDPLAIESINTPCFVHNEEFTLDKVSFNENGLETIVMFGEQIEITSKIDDLTNSLTSLKEEHSFLETNYIALNSLTHTESHLYIKEEIRNKLKNTWANRHQIITGNKTAGRVDENLINTIIDANSFTNTLEEVNLTFNNMLNKYQTLKSSNVINKLPVVNLPQNINTLINLLQTELEEPILTNKEKEILQILNSLNDNDTKNTLEFLNSEKSTCHTCLQDVSPQHKLSVLNGIQKILNTEEANTLKNTLIDLNILPLIINYTYLEEIIDSDLKNELSSKLDFFNNEIKNINESKKNKINNPYKSIKLHFNIKHAFDELNNIINKVNAQIEIFNDEIKQKNTLLEELKVLNLKIASIETQDLVKIYKGKLKNFNQLKIDLDNKASAINNVDSLIKNEQAALSNIHIALELINSYLQYIFYDENRLYLTSSENTYTVMSRNEPVKPSSLSIGEKNIISLCYFFSTLFKEENIKQLFQKECILILDDPLSSFDFENKVGVYSFLRYILNELHCGNEKSKSIILTHDLDVLYNMTKVYSDININKKKIGLFNLLNKNLEVINNTNYDEYSQLLQNIYNFVIDSSSNDLNIGNNLRRVLEAYATFNYKCGIEELTRDPAILEHFTEAQKNYFSNSMYRLILNTESHLNERSKLILSTTFKEHFSIDEKVKTAKDILMFLYLLNPLHLELHLKVGNEDINIKTEQIKSWIDTTFPSAPTEPLVSIIS, encoded by the coding sequence ATGTCGATTAGTGCAATTGAAATTAAAGGCGGATATTATAAAGAAAAAAAGCAATTTAAAATATTCACAAATTCACACCAAGTAGCTTCAATTATATACGGTAAAAATGGCAGTGGGAAATCTAGTATTGCTAGAGCATTTAATGAAGTTTTTAACACTATGGAAGTAACAGAATTTCCAGAAATAAATTTTTTAAAATTGCAACAACACCCTAAACAAGGCTTAGATCCATTAGCAATTGAAAGTATCAATACACCATGTTTTGTCCATAATGAAGAATTTACTTTAGATAAAGTTTCCTTCAATGAGAATGGACTGGAAACAATCGTCATGTTTGGTGAGCAAATTGAAATCACTTCTAAAATTGATGATCTTACAAATTCATTGACTAGTTTAAAAGAAGAACATAGTTTTTTAGAAACTAATTATATTGCTTTAAACTCTTTAACTCACACAGAATCGCATCTCTATATCAAAGAAGAAATTAGAAATAAGTTAAAAAATACGTGGGCAAATAGACATCAAATTATTACTGGCAATAAAACTGCTGGTAGAGTTGACGAAAATTTAATTAATACTATTATTGATGCTAATAGTTTTACTAATACTTTAGAAGAAGTAAATTTGACTTTTAATAATATGTTAAATAAATATCAAACTTTAAAATCCTCTAACGTGATAAATAAGTTACCAGTAGTTAATTTACCTCAAAACATAAATACTCTTATTAATCTACTACAAACTGAACTTGAGGAACCTATTCTAACAAATAAAGAAAAAGAAATTCTTCAAATATTAAATTCTTTAAATGATAATGACACAAAAAACACACTTGAATTTTTAAACTCTGAAAAGTCAACTTGTCATACTTGTTTACAGGATGTTTCACCTCAACATAAATTAAGTGTTTTAAATGGTATTCAAAAAATTCTTAACACAGAAGAAGCAAATACATTAAAAAATACACTCATCGATTTGAATATTCTTCCTCTAATCATTAACTATACATACTTAGAAGAGATTATTGATAGTGATTTAAAAAATGAACTTTCTTCAAAATTAGATTTTTTTAATAATGAGATTAAAAATATCAATGAATCTAAAAAAAATAAAATAAACAACCCATACAAATCAATAAAATTACACTTTAATATTAAACATGCGTTTGATGAATTGAATAATATTATAAATAAAGTAAATGCACAGATAGAAATTTTCAATGATGAAATTAAACAGAAAAATACATTGCTCGAGGAATTAAAAGTTCTTAATCTAAAAATTGCATCTATAGAAACCCAAGACCTTGTAAAAATATATAAAGGGAAATTAAAGAATTTTAATCAACTAAAAATTGATTTAGATAATAAAGCCTCAGCTATCAATAATGTAGATAGCTTAATTAAAAATGAACAGGCCGCATTGAGTAATATACATATTGCTCTAGAATTAATCAATAGTTATTTACAGTATATTTTCTACGATGAAAATAGATTGTATCTCACTTCCTCTGAAAATACTTATACTGTTATGAGTAGAAATGAACCTGTTAAGCCTAGTTCATTATCTATAGGTGAAAAAAATATTATCTCCTTATGTTACTTTTTCTCTACACTTTTTAAGGAAGAGAATATTAAACAATTATTTCAAAAAGAATGTATTCTTATTTTAGACGATCCGCTATCTAGTTTCGATTTCGAAAACAAAGTTGGAGTATACTCTTTCTTAAGATATATTCTTAATGAACTTCATTGCGGTAACGAAAAGAGTAAATCAATAATTCTTACTCATGATTTAGATGTTCTTTATAATATGACTAAAGTATATAGCGATATAAATATTAATAAGAAAAAAATAGGATTATTTAACTTACTTAATAAAAATTTAGAAGTAATTAATAATACTAATTACGATGAATACTCTCAATTACTCCAAAATATTTACAATTTCGTTATTGATAGTTCTAGTAACGACTTAAATATTGGGAATAATTTAAGACGGGTTCTCGAAGCTTATGCAACATTTAATTACAAATGTGGTATTGAAGAATTAACTCGCGACCCTGCCATTTTAGAACATTTTACTGAAGCACAAAAAAATTATTTTAGTAATAGTATGTACAGGTTAATTCTAAATACTGAAAGTCATTTAAATGAACGCTCAAAATTAATTCTTTCCACTACATTTAAAGAACATTTTTCAATAGATGAAAAAGTTAAAACTGCCAAAGATATTTTAATGTTTTTATACTTATTAAATCCATTACATTTAGAATTACACTTAAAAGTTGGTAATGAAGATATAAATATTAAAACTGAACAAATAAAATCATGGATTGACACGACATTTCCATCTGCTCCCACAGAGCCTCTAGTCTCAATAATTTCATAA
- a CDS encoding glucose 1-dehydrogenase → MTDFSSVKEKVVIVTGAADGLGKAIAETYAANGMKVVLSDVNEQQGEQVVENIIESGGQAVFYKANVANEEDIIALVHFTVQTYGKLDGIVNNAGMAAPNKVLHELSLAEFEAVQNVNFKGVFLGMKYGIEAILKSKSTGGFVVNIASLAGLQGNSGMSLYTASKHAVVGLTKNAALDYAAHNITVNAICPGTFRTAIWNDAPEEVIISLAKQLSPNGRLGDPTEIANLALFLASDLSRFTNGSIISVDAGASAGKALPIEWENPSILD, encoded by the coding sequence ATGACCGATTTTTCAAGTGTAAAAGAAAAGGTAGTCATTGTAACAGGAGCAGCAGATGGTTTAGGGAAAGCAATTGCTGAAACATATGCTGCGAATGGTATGAAAGTAGTCTTGTCAGATGTGAACGAGCAACAAGGGGAGCAAGTTGTAGAGAATATTATTGAATCGGGTGGACAGGCGGTATTTTATAAAGCCAATGTTGCCAATGAGGAAGATATTATTGCGTTAGTCCACTTTACAGTACAAACATACGGTAAACTGGATGGTATTGTAAACAATGCTGGAATGGCGGCACCGAATAAGGTACTTCATGAGTTATCGTTAGCTGAATTTGAAGCGGTGCAGAATGTCAATTTCAAAGGTGTATTTTTAGGGATGAAATACGGGATTGAAGCAATTTTAAAATCCAAGTCAACGGGTGGCTTCGTTGTAAATATTGCTTCATTAGCAGGGTTACAAGGAAATAGCGGGATGAGCTTATATACAGCATCTAAGCATGCCGTAGTGGGATTGACGAAAAATGCAGCCTTAGATTATGCCGCACATAACATTACAGTTAATGCGATTTGTCCAGGAACATTTAGAACGGCGATTTGGAACGATGCACCAGAAGAAGTCATTATAAGTCTTGCAAAGCAACTTTCACCGAATGGTCGTTTAGGAGATCCAACTGAAATTGCTAACTTAGCTTTATTTTTAGCCTCAGATTTATCACGCTTTACTAATGGTTCGATTATTAGTGTCGATGCCGGAGCTTCAGCGGGAAAAGCCTTGCCTATCGAATGGGAAAATCCAAGTATTTTGGACTGA
- a CDS encoding DUF2326 domain-containing protein, which translates to MFIKELVIEDKSGMIRKVPFHKGLNLIVDETPVFPSDDIDKNGITKTGNNVGKTTVLKLIDFCLGNDPRDIYLDNENKKEIKYIKEFLQNNHVIVTLILKEDLEDDISKEIVIKRNFLLRNKRIMEINGYNYIGNSGQDFLDKLDELIIGERKSEKPTFREIISHNIRYSEQRISNTLKVLSSYTSEPEYETLHLYLFGVEQSERAPYISKIAVEKTYKARLEKPFDKNALEFKLSLTKEDILNLERKIQQLNINQNYETDLGLLNEVKYKITKISSEISKLTLRKKIITEAIEDLKSQSAKINIQQLRIIYDQASQYVENLQKTFEELVEYHNKMIIEKVNFVGHELPDIDKEIINLKKLLEQELEKEKDLSKKIVKSNTFKDLEDLIKKSNEVHQEMGEIENTINQINQVEEIINDLEEDLKLIDEQQFSEEFQNQIKKQLTKFNKYFADVATKLYGETYAITFEVKEHKKSKRDVYVFYSFNANASSGKKQGEILCFDLAYIQFADIENIPVLHFILNDKKELMHGNQLINLNNYIKDKNIQVILSILSDKIPQELNTDNFVVLRLSQEDKLFRIENR; encoded by the coding sequence ATGTTTATAAAAGAGTTAGTGATTGAAGATAAATCAGGAATGATTAGAAAAGTCCCTTTTCACAAAGGGCTTAATTTAATAGTAGATGAAACACCTGTATTCCCTTCGGATGACATAGATAAAAATGGAATTACTAAAACCGGGAATAATGTTGGTAAAACTACTGTATTAAAATTAATTGATTTTTGTTTAGGTAACGATCCAAGGGACATATATCTTGATAATGAAAATAAAAAAGAAATTAAATATATTAAAGAGTTTTTGCAGAATAATCATGTGATAGTTACTTTAATTTTAAAAGAAGACTTGGAAGATGACATTAGCAAAGAAATTGTTATTAAAAGAAATTTCTTATTAAGAAACAAAAGGATTATGGAAATTAATGGATATAACTATATAGGAAATTCAGGACAGGATTTTTTAGATAAATTAGATGAATTGATTATAGGTGAGAGAAAATCCGAAAAGCCAACTTTTAGAGAAATAATTTCTCATAATATTAGATATTCTGAACAAAGAATCAGCAATACGTTAAAAGTACTTTCTAGTTACACCTCAGAACCTGAATACGAGACATTACACTTATATCTCTTTGGTGTTGAACAATCTGAACGTGCTCCTTATATTAGTAAAATAGCTGTAGAAAAAACGTATAAGGCACGATTAGAAAAGCCATTTGATAAAAATGCATTAGAATTTAAACTTTCTTTAACTAAAGAAGACATACTTAATCTGGAACGAAAAATTCAACAACTGAATATAAATCAGAATTATGAAACAGATTTAGGGTTATTGAACGAAGTAAAATATAAAATTACAAAAATTAGTTCAGAAATATCAAAGTTAACTTTAAGAAAAAAAATTATAACTGAAGCAATCGAAGATTTAAAAAGCCAAAGTGCAAAAATTAATATTCAACAATTAAGGATTATTTATGATCAAGCTTCACAATACGTAGAAAATCTTCAAAAAACATTTGAAGAGCTTGTAGAATATCATAATAAAATGATAATTGAGAAGGTGAATTTTGTAGGTCATGAATTACCCGATATAGATAAAGAAATAATTAATTTAAAAAAATTATTAGAACAAGAGTTGGAGAAGGAGAAAGACTTATCAAAAAAAATAGTTAAAAGTAATACTTTTAAGGATTTGGAAGATTTAATTAAAAAGTCAAACGAAGTTCATCAAGAAATGGGGGAAATAGAAAATACCATTAACCAAATTAACCAGGTAGAAGAAATTATTAACGATTTAGAAGAAGATTTGAAATTGATAGATGAACAGCAGTTTAGCGAAGAATTTCAAAATCAGATAAAAAAACAATTAACGAAATTTAATAAGTACTTCGCTGATGTAGCTACAAAACTTTATGGAGAAACTTATGCAATAACATTTGAAGTGAAAGAACATAAAAAATCAAAAAGGGATGTATATGTTTTTTATTCATTTAATGCAAATGCAAGTTCAGGTAAAAAGCAGGGAGAAATTCTTTGCTTTGATCTTGCTTACATTCAATTTGCAGATATTGAAAATATACCAGTATTGCACTTTATTCTAAATGATAAAAAGGAGCTAATGCATGGTAATCAATTAATAAATTTAAATAACTATATTAAGGATAAAAATATTCAGGTAATTTTGTCGATTTTAAGTGATAAAATTCCACAGGAATTAAATACAGATAATTTTGTAGTATTAAGATTATCTCAAGAAGATAAATTATTTAGAATAGAAAATAGATAA
- a CDS encoding phage terminase large subunit family protein — MVQKQTLNLFRKVAGVVAPPPKLTVSQWADSHRVLSKESSAEPGKWNTDRAPYQREIMDSISDPDTDEIVVMSSAQVGKSELINNIIGYYIDYDPSPMLLMQPTLEMAEAYSKDRIAPMIRDTPTLTKKVNSPKAKDGNNTLLQKKFAGGHLTLVGANSPASLASRPVRIVLADEVDRFPSSAGTEGDPFNWDGNTCL; from the coding sequence ATGGTACAGAAACAGACGTTGAACCTGTTTCGTAAAGTTGCTGGGGTTGTTGCTCCTCCACCAAAATTAACCGTTTCACAATGGGCAGATTCCCATCGTGTGCTTTCAAAAGAATCATCAGCAGAGCCAGGTAAATGGAATACAGATCGTGCACCATATCAACGAGAAATTATGGACTCAATTAGTGACCCTGATACAGATGAAATTGTTGTTATGTCTTCTGCTCAGGTCGGTAAATCAGAGCTTATAAATAATATCATTGGTTACTACATTGATTATGATCCTTCCCCAATGCTTTTAATGCAGCCAACATTGGAAATGGCTGAAGCATATTCGAAAGACCGAATTGCACCAATGATACGTGATACACCGACATTAACTAAAAAGGTAAATAGCCCGAAAGCAAAGGATGGCAATAATACTTTGCTACAAAAGAAATTTGCCGGCGGTCATTTAACATTAGTTGGTGCCAATTCTCCAGCGAGTTTAGCATCACGTCCAGTAAGGATTGTATTAGCGGATGAAGTTGACAGGTTCCCTTCCTCTGCAGGTACTGAAGGAGACCCATTTAATTGGGACGGAAACACTTGTCTATAG
- a CDS encoding N-acetylmuramoyl-L-alanine amidase produces the protein MAKSITDAIAKASGLKNRGVKIRKDIGILKGTNKPCYLIEVCFVNDSVDVALYKKNFAAICQAIAEELAKAVGKTLSPSTITSNVKDKETRTLDINSPALNNIVSDILDSKGQRETIVNCAIAEGAHKSWLDKLNDRTITNDEILALAAMSIVNVKKN, from the coding sequence GTGGCAAAAAGTATTACAGATGCGATTGCAAAAGCAAGCGGTTTAAAGAATCGTGGGGTCAAGATTCGTAAGGATATTGGTATTCTTAAAGGTACAAACAAGCCCTGCTACTTAATTGAAGTATGCTTTGTTAATGATAGTGTAGATGTTGCGTTGTATAAAAAGAATTTTGCTGCCATTTGCCAAGCAATTGCAGAAGAATTAGCAAAAGCAGTGGGTAAAACATTATCGCCTTCCACAATTACTTCAAATGTCAAGGACAAGGAGACTCGTACATTGGATATTAACAGTCCAGCTTTAAATAACATTGTGAGTGATATTTTAGATAGCAAGGGACAACGTGAAACCATTGTGAATTGTGCCATTGCTGAGGGCGCACATAAGTCTTGGCTTGATAAGTTAAATGACCGTACTATTACAAACGATGAAATTTTAGCATTGGCTGCTATGTCTATTGTGAATGTTAAAAAAAATTAA
- a CDS encoding PadR family transcriptional regulator produces MTIQIYILSKLMEGDSYPYQLKKGLSEPVPFDKMANISESKLYYHFESLAKQGLIVSKEIIKEDNRPDKQVYAITEKGRVALAKKIYTVFEKATKMSEVVIGLLFVKHVDVEQVISILQAKKRKLEQNHELLVDVFNRTVVPQELEASVNFANEYFMDSLQRELDWHQRVIDLIQKEN; encoded by the coding sequence TTGACGATTCAAATTTATATTTTGAGCAAGCTAATGGAGGGAGATAGTTATCCATATCAGCTGAAAAAAGGGTTATCGGAGCCAGTACCGTTTGATAAAATGGCGAATATTTCGGAAAGCAAATTGTATTATCATTTTGAATCATTAGCAAAACAAGGGTTAATTGTTTCTAAGGAAATTATTAAAGAAGATAATCGACCGGATAAACAGGTTTATGCGATTACAGAAAAAGGGCGCGTAGCATTAGCGAAAAAAATTTATACTGTATTTGAAAAAGCGACAAAAATGTCAGAGGTCGTAATTGGCTTATTATTTGTGAAACATGTCGATGTAGAGCAAGTCATTAGTATTTTACAAGCTAAAAAGCGAAAGCTGGAACAAAATCATGAATTATTAGTGGACGTATTCAATCGAACAGTTGTCCCACAAGAACTTGAAGCGTCAGTTAATTTCGCGAATGAATACTTTATGGATTCGTTACAAAGAGAACTGGACTGGCATCAGCGTGTCATTGATTTAATTCAAAAAGAAAACTAG
- a CDS encoding SDR family oxidoreductase, which yields MMQLSGRKIIVTGGASGMGQTLVEELPKLGAQVVSLDLNEEAGRAIAEKSDVQFVACNVTDEASVTDSIQKAVELLGGLDVLVHAAGIAPASPAENITVDGWNTMMNVNATGTFLLNKAVFPYFKENGGGSILNFASASGVIGYPNKAHYAASKGAVIAWSRSLASEWGKYNIRVNMIAPTIWTPMYDQTRAGMTPEQLAKHDEMTKFSIPLGGKLGDPKKDFLPIMAFLCSDDAHYMTGQIFAIDGGALMLR from the coding sequence ATGATGCAATTATCAGGGCGAAAAATTATTGTGACTGGTGGAGCTAGTGGCATGGGACAAACTCTTGTTGAAGAATTACCAAAACTAGGTGCGCAAGTTGTAAGCTTAGATTTGAATGAAGAGGCTGGTAGAGCAATTGCAGAAAAATCAGATGTGCAATTTGTTGCTTGTAATGTGACAGATGAAGCATCAGTAACCGATTCAATTCAAAAAGCAGTGGAATTATTAGGTGGCTTAGATGTTTTAGTGCATGCAGCTGGTATTGCACCGGCAAGCCCTGCTGAAAATATTACAGTAGATGGCTGGAACACAATGATGAATGTAAATGCTACAGGTACATTTTTATTAAATAAAGCTGTATTCCCGTATTTTAAAGAAAATGGTGGTGGCTCTATTTTAAATTTTGCAAGTGCATCAGGTGTAATTGGTTACCCAAATAAAGCACATTATGCGGCAAGTAAAGGAGCTGTTATTGCATGGAGCCGTTCTCTAGCGAGTGAATGGGGTAAATATAATATTCGTGTAAATATGATTGCGCCTACAATTTGGACGCCAATGTATGATCAAACACGTGCAGGTATGACGCCTGAACAGCTTGCTAAACATGATGAAATGACAAAATTTTCAATTCCGTTAGGTGGTAAATTAGGGGATCCTAAAAAAGATTTTTTACCGATTATGGCATTCTTATGCAGTGATGACGCACATTATATGACAGGGCAAATTTTCGCAATTGATGGCGGTGCATTAATGTTACGTTAA
- a CDS encoding TetR/AcrR family transcriptional regulator: MIDRRIKRSKKILKDTFIRLLNEKSFDMITIKELVAEADVNRSTFYDHYENKEHLLIEIMETILEEMERALLLPVKNGETNINFEDKDPSVVTVLKYVDYNKFYLQALINSNLADDFNKRLYDLLIKHSRENIEFHFKNNVQINKHIYSHYAMSSLLGIINAWLKNEITCTLEELSEEIYKINTYTPYKVSTKKTLSTMEEPL, encoded by the coding sequence ATGATTGATCGAAGAATTAAGCGTTCAAAAAAAATATTAAAAGATACCTTTATTCGACTATTAAATGAAAAATCTTTTGACATGATTACAATCAAGGAACTCGTTGCAGAAGCAGATGTGAATCGGTCTACATTTTATGATCATTATGAGAACAAAGAACATCTACTAATTGAAATTATGGAAACTATTTTAGAAGAAATGGAGAGGGCATTACTATTACCTGTTAAAAACGGCGAAACAAATATTAATTTTGAAGATAAAGATCCATCAGTCGTAACCGTATTAAAATACGTTGATTACAATAAATTTTATTTACAGGCGCTTATTAATTCTAATTTAGCTGATGATTTTAATAAACGGTTATACGATTTATTAATTAAACATAGTCGTGAAAATATTGAATTTCATTTTAAGAATAATGTTCAAATTAATAAACACATTTATAGTCATTACGCCATGTCATCCTTACTAGGGATTATTAATGCTTGGCTTAAAAATGAAATTACTTGTACTCTCGAAGAATTGTCGGAAGAAATTTATAAAATAAACACATACACCCCATATAAGGTTTCTACTAAGAAAACGCTTTCTACCATGGAGGAACCTTTATAA